A genome region from Micromonospora peucetia includes the following:
- the murG gene encoding undecaprenyldiphospho-muramoylpentapeptide beta-N-acetylglucosaminyltransferase has product MGPLRSVVLAGGGTGGHIYPLLAFADCLRRHDPGVRITCLGTPRGLENELIPPQGYDLRQIPAYQLPRSVNMNLVRTPGRMWTAARAAGKVIDEVRADVVVGFGGYVSVPAYLAAWRRELPIVIHEVNVPPGVANRLGMRFTKHVAVGFPHQPVQAEALRDARVVGVPLRRGIAGLDRVAMRNRARAHFGLRPDLPVLFVAGGSQGARSINLAVAGAAKELARNGVQVLHVIGARNEPVPVPTDLPVPYVTLPYLSEMEAGYAAADLMLGRGGAMTCAEVAAIGLPTIYVPYPHSNQEQKRNALPVVEAGGGLLVDDAELTPDWVERTVIPLIRDPHRLHTMGAAAAGYGRRDGDEALLNFVYEAVAR; this is encoded by the coding sequence ATGGGTCCGCTGCGTTCGGTGGTGCTCGCGGGAGGTGGCACCGGGGGACACATCTACCCGTTGCTCGCCTTCGCCGACTGCCTGCGCCGACACGACCCCGGCGTCCGGATCACCTGCCTGGGCACACCGAGGGGCCTGGAGAACGAGTTGATCCCGCCGCAGGGCTACGACCTGCGTCAGATCCCGGCCTACCAGCTGCCCCGGTCGGTGAACATGAACCTGGTCAGGACGCCCGGCCGGATGTGGACCGCGGCCCGCGCCGCGGGCAAGGTCATCGACGAGGTGCGGGCCGACGTGGTGGTCGGCTTCGGCGGGTACGTCTCCGTGCCGGCCTACCTCGCCGCCTGGCGCCGCGAGCTGCCGATCGTGATCCACGAGGTGAACGTGCCGCCGGGGGTGGCCAACCGGCTGGGGATGAGGTTCACCAAACACGTGGCGGTCGGCTTCCCGCACCAGCCCGTCCAGGCCGAGGCACTGCGCGACGCCCGGGTGGTCGGCGTGCCGCTGCGCCGGGGCATCGCCGGGCTGGACCGGGTCGCCATGCGCAACCGGGCGCGGGCCCACTTCGGGCTCCGTCCCGACCTGCCGGTGCTCTTCGTCGCCGGTGGCTCGCAGGGCGCCCGCTCGATCAACCTCGCCGTCGCCGGGGCGGCCAAGGAGCTGGCCCGCAACGGGGTGCAGGTGCTGCACGTGATCGGCGCCCGCAACGAGCCGGTGCCGGTCCCCACGGACCTGCCGGTCCCGTACGTGACGCTGCCGTACCTGTCCGAGATGGAGGCCGGCTACGCCGCGGCGGACCTGATGCTCGGCCGGGGCGGGGCGATGACCTGCGCGGAGGTGGCGGCGATCGGACTGCCCACCATCTACGTGCCGTACCCGCACAGCAACCAGGAGCAGAAGCGCAACGCGCTGCCCGTGGTGGAGGCCGGCGGCGGGCTGCTCGTCGACGACGCCGAGCTGACCCCGGACTGGGTCGAGCGGACCGTCATCCCGCTGATCCGCGACCCGCACCGGCTGCACACGATGGGTGCCGCCGCAGCCGGGTACGGGCGCCGCGACGGCGACGAGGCGCTGCTCAACTTCGTCTACGAGGCGGTGGCCCGGTGA
- the murC gene encoding UDP-N-acetylmuramate--L-alanine ligase, producing the protein MNTAQFTPAGTLTAEDLGTIHLIGVGGVGMSGLARLFLTRGIRVSGSELREWPSLAGMRALGGTIHMSHEASNLDGVDTVVYSSAIPQDHLEMVEARRRGLRVLHRSEALAAAMTGRRTVAVAGTHGKTTTTSMVTMVLQQAGQDPSFVIGGEISEVGSGAHHGTGEYFVVEADESDRSFLIYRPYVSIITNVEADHLNTYGDLATLEAAFAEFARLTDPDGFIITCADDPGGRRLAETLRAEGRRVHTYGEAADADLRLTDIASSARGVRYLAGIDGRSLGEFRLPVPGRHMGLNSASAVLAEYLLGLPLEAAEGALAAFPGVRRRFERKGVADDVLVYDEYAYHPTSMTLALQTLREVAGDGRLIVVFQPYRLYRTRDLQAEIAEALAIADELVLLEVFGPGELREPGEGSAALVEAVSLPAERKVFVDSWEAAPVEVARRARPGDVVVTMGAPPISLMGDQLLDVLSTRTADPATPAGTTPGGDAGGATTIGGTVPGVGGAGGAVPDGAAPAAG; encoded by the coding sequence ATGAACACCGCACAGTTCACCCCGGCCGGCACGCTCACCGCCGAGGACCTCGGCACGATCCACCTGATCGGGGTCGGCGGGGTCGGCATGAGCGGGCTGGCCCGGCTCTTCCTCACCCGGGGCATCCGGGTCTCCGGCAGTGAGCTGCGGGAGTGGCCCTCCCTGGCCGGAATGCGCGCCCTCGGCGGCACCATCCACATGAGCCACGAGGCGTCCAACCTCGACGGCGTCGACACCGTCGTCTATTCCTCGGCGATCCCGCAGGACCATCTGGAGATGGTGGAGGCGCGCCGGCGGGGCCTGCGCGTGCTGCACCGCTCCGAGGCCCTGGCCGCCGCGATGACTGGCCGCCGGACGGTGGCGGTCGCCGGCACCCACGGCAAGACCACCACCACGTCGATGGTCACCATGGTGCTCCAGCAGGCCGGGCAGGATCCGTCCTTCGTGATCGGCGGGGAGATCTCGGAGGTGGGCTCGGGCGCCCACCACGGCACCGGCGAGTACTTCGTGGTCGAGGCGGACGAGAGCGACCGTTCCTTCCTGATCTACCGTCCGTACGTGTCGATCATCACCAACGTCGAGGCCGACCACCTGAACACCTATGGCGACCTCGCCACGCTGGAGGCGGCCTTCGCCGAGTTCGCCCGGCTCACCGACCCGGACGGATTCATCATCACCTGTGCCGACGACCCGGGCGGGCGACGGCTGGCCGAGACGCTGCGCGCGGAGGGGCGTCGGGTGCACACCTACGGCGAGGCGGCCGACGCCGACCTGCGGCTGACCGACATCGCCTCGTCGGCCCGGGGCGTGCGTTACCTGGCGGGCATCGACGGGCGGTCGCTCGGCGAGTTCCGGCTGCCGGTGCCGGGGCGGCACATGGGGCTCAACAGCGCCTCGGCCGTGCTGGCCGAGTACCTTCTGGGCCTGCCGCTGGAGGCGGCGGAGGGCGCGCTCGCGGCGTTCCCCGGCGTGCGGCGGCGCTTCGAGCGCAAGGGCGTCGCGGACGACGTGCTGGTCTACGACGAGTACGCCTACCACCCGACCTCGATGACGCTGGCTTTGCAGACGCTGCGCGAGGTGGCCGGGGACGGCCGACTGATCGTGGTCTTCCAGCCCTACCGGCTCTACCGCACCCGCGACCTTCAGGCGGAGATCGCCGAGGCACTGGCCATCGCCGACGAGCTGGTGCTGCTGGAGGTCTTCGGCCCGGGCGAACTGCGCGAGCCGGGGGAGGGTTCGGCGGCGCTGGTCGAGGCGGTGTCGCTGCCGGCGGAGCGGAAGGTCTTCGTGGACTCGTGGGAGGCCGCGCCGGTGGAGGTGGCCCGGCGGGCCCGCCCCGGCGACGTCGTGGTGACCATGGGCGCCCCGCCGATCTCGCTGATGGGCGACCAGTTGCTGGACGTGCTGTCGACGCGTACCGCCGATCCGGCGACGCCGGCGGGCACGACGCCCGGCGGTGACGCGGGCGGTGCGACGACCATCGGCGGCACCGTCCCCGGCGTCGGCGGTGCGGGCGGCGCGGTCCCGGACGGCGCGGCGCCCGCGGCCGGATGA
- a CDS encoding cell division protein FtsQ/DivIB: MSPGPARGRTTGADGGGRRGPVRRWQLVRAGSDAVPASTRRFMARARQRRMRAALPWAVAAGALGVAGLIAWTMLGTGLFGVREVRVEGAELVTAVQVRDAAAVPDDAPLARVDLAATARRVGGLPAVQRAVVTRDWPDTLVVRVTERTGVAAVPRGEQFVVIDRAGVVFRTVPRPPDGLPVVRLAEPGPGDGSTRAALEVLGALTPPLRAELVDVTVEGLARITLRLRGGRVVVWGDATRGADKARVASALLGRKADTIDVSAPDVVTLR; the protein is encoded by the coding sequence ATGAGTCCCGGTCCGGCGCGGGGGCGCACCACCGGCGCGGACGGCGGCGGCCGGCGCGGGCCGGTGCGCCGGTGGCAGCTGGTCCGGGCCGGCAGCGACGCCGTTCCGGCTTCGACCCGCCGGTTCATGGCCCGGGCCCGGCAGCGTCGGATGCGCGCGGCGCTGCCGTGGGCGGTCGCGGCGGGTGCGCTCGGCGTGGCCGGGCTGATCGCCTGGACCATGCTCGGCACCGGCCTGTTCGGGGTGCGTGAGGTCCGCGTCGAGGGCGCCGAACTGGTCACCGCGGTGCAGGTCCGCGACGCGGCTGCGGTGCCCGACGACGCCCCGCTGGCCCGGGTGGACCTGGCCGCCACCGCGCGCCGGGTCGGCGGGCTGCCGGCGGTCCAGCGGGCGGTGGTGACCCGGGACTGGCCGGACACGCTGGTGGTGCGGGTGACCGAGCGCACCGGCGTGGCGGCGGTGCCGCGCGGGGAGCAGTTCGTGGTGATCGACCGCGCGGGCGTGGTCTTCCGGACCGTGCCACGGCCCCCCGACGGCCTGCCGGTGGTCCGTCTCGCCGAGCCGGGACCGGGCGACGGGTCGACCCGGGCGGCGCTGGAGGTGCTCGGCGCGCTCACCCCGCCGCTGCGCGCCGAACTGGTGGACGTGACCGTCGAGGGGCTGGCCCGGATCACGCTGCGGCTGCGCGGCGGCCGGGTGGTGGTCTGGGGGGACGCGACCCGGGGCGCGGACAAGGCCCGGGTGGCCAGCGCCCTGCTCGGCCGCAAGGCCGACACCATCGACGTCAGTGCGCCGGATGTGGTGACCCTGCGGTGA
- the ftsZ gene encoding cell division protein FtsZ yields the protein MTPPHNYLAVIKVVGIGGGGVNAVNRMIEVGLKGVEFIAINTDAQALLMSDADVKLDVGRELTRGLGAGANPDVGKNAAEDHRDEIEEVLKGADMVFVTCGEGGGTGTGGAPVVANIARKLGALTIGVVTRPFSFEGKRRQVQAESGIDELRNQCDTLIVIPNDRLLALGDRNISMMDAFRTADQVLLSGVQGITDLITTPGLINLDFADVKSVMSGAGSALMGIGSARGENRAVEAAEAAISSPLLEQSMDGARGVLLSIAGGSDLGLFEINDAAQLVTDAAHPDANIIFGAVIDDALGDEVRVTVIAAGFDGGTPAYKAAEQPRKSNQNQPSQSSTPVAPPATMPAPQQSPRRVLFDDVDVPDFLKNGS from the coding sequence ATGACACCTCCGCACAACTACCTGGCGGTCATCAAGGTCGTCGGCATCGGTGGCGGCGGCGTCAACGCCGTCAACCGGATGATCGAGGTTGGGCTCAAGGGCGTCGAGTTCATCGCGATCAACACCGACGCGCAGGCGCTGCTCATGAGCGACGCCGACGTGAAGCTCGACGTCGGCCGTGAGCTGACCCGTGGGCTCGGCGCCGGCGCCAACCCCGACGTCGGCAAGAACGCCGCCGAGGACCACCGCGACGAGATCGAGGAGGTGCTCAAGGGCGCCGACATGGTCTTCGTGACCTGCGGCGAGGGCGGCGGCACCGGCACCGGCGGGGCGCCCGTGGTGGCGAACATCGCCCGCAAGCTTGGCGCGCTGACCATCGGCGTGGTCACCCGGCCGTTCTCGTTCGAGGGCAAGCGCCGCCAGGTGCAGGCGGAATCCGGAATAGACGAACTGCGCAACCAGTGCGACACGCTGATCGTCATCCCCAACGACCGGCTGCTGGCGCTGGGCGACCGCAACATCAGCATGATGGACGCGTTCCGCACCGCCGACCAGGTGCTGCTCTCCGGTGTCCAGGGCATCACCGACCTGATCACCACGCCGGGTCTGATCAACCTGGACTTCGCCGACGTCAAGAGCGTGATGAGCGGTGCGGGCAGCGCGCTCATGGGCATCGGCAGCGCGCGCGGCGAGAACCGTGCCGTCGAGGCGGCCGAGGCGGCCATCTCCAGCCCGCTGCTGGAGCAGAGCATGGACGGCGCGCGCGGCGTGCTGCTCTCCATCGCCGGCGGGTCGGACCTGGGCCTGTTCGAGATCAACGACGCGGCCCAGCTGGTCACCGACGCGGCCCACCCGGACGCCAACATCATCTTCGGCGCCGTCATCGACGACGCCCTCGGCGACGAGGTGCGGGTCACCGTCATCGCGGCGGGCTTCGACGGGGGCACGCCGGCGTACAAGGCTGCCGAGCAGCCCCGTAAGAGCAACCAGAACCAGCCGTCGCAGTCGAGCACCCCGGTCGCGCCGCCGGCCACCATGCCGGCCCCGCAGCAGTCGCCCCGCCGGGTCCTCTTCGACGACGTCGACGTGCCCGACTTCCTCAAGAACGGTTCCTGA
- a CDS encoding YggS family pyridoxal phosphate-dependent enzyme, giving the protein MNDSPATVRPDRRAEIAAGLAGVRSRVADACAAAGRDDSEVTMIAVTKTYPAGDVVALAGLGVVDMGENRDQEASVKAAEVAAAGVTPRWHFIGQLQRNKARSVVRYADVVHSVDSVRLARALDAASAATRDRPLEALIQVSIDSDAARGGALPGSADPGAGLDAVAEAVAGAEALRLTGLMAVAPLGWEPERAFARLAEVVAAFRAVHPGATALSAGMSGDLEIAIRYGATHVRVGSALLGMRPTLR; this is encoded by the coding sequence ATGAACGACAGCCCAGCCACGGTGCGCCCGGACCGGCGCGCCGAGATCGCGGCCGGCCTGGCCGGCGTACGGTCCCGGGTCGCGGACGCCTGTGCCGCCGCGGGACGGGACGACTCCGAGGTCACCATGATCGCGGTGACCAAGACCTACCCGGCCGGGGACGTGGTGGCCCTGGCCGGGCTCGGCGTCGTCGACATGGGGGAGAACCGCGACCAGGAGGCGTCCGTCAAGGCGGCCGAGGTGGCCGCGGCCGGGGTGACTCCCCGGTGGCACTTCATCGGGCAGTTGCAGCGCAACAAGGCCCGGTCGGTGGTCCGCTACGCCGACGTCGTGCACTCGGTCGACAGTGTCCGGCTGGCCCGGGCGTTGGACGCGGCGTCGGCGGCGACGCGGGACCGGCCGCTGGAGGCGCTCATCCAGGTGAGCATCGACTCCGACGCGGCCCGGGGCGGTGCACTGCCGGGCTCGGCCGACCCGGGTGCCGGGCTCGACGCGGTGGCCGAGGCGGTGGCCGGTGCGGAGGCCCTGCGGCTGACCGGCCTGATGGCGGTGGCGCCGTTGGGCTGGGAGCCGGAGCGGGCGTTCGCCCGGCTGGCCGAGGTGGTCGCCGCGTTCCGCGCGGTCCATCCGGGAGCCACCGCGCTCTCCGCCGGGATGAGCGGCGACCTGGAAATCGCGATCCGGTACGGCGCGACACATGTCCGCGTCGGCAGCGCGTTGCTCGGAATGCGTCCCACGCTGCGGTAG
- a CDS encoding cell division protein SepF, translating to MGALRKAGVWLGLVEEDDERAYDDGGYDKGGYRDSRYRQSRYSEEFADEDEDDSEEPPAPRSRLGDRGRLSERAAARTADAERGDTERPERVERSSVRSITRPSAGDTSGALSYHTRDNLALAPQAQPRERAVLAEEEQRYQITTLHPTTYREARTIGEHFRDGVPVIINLTEMDEADARRLVDFAAGLAFGLRGTIERVTNRVFLLSPANVQVTAEDKAKIAEGGFFSLS from the coding sequence ATGGGTGCACTGCGCAAGGCGGGGGTCTGGCTCGGTCTGGTCGAAGAGGACGACGAGCGGGCCTACGACGACGGTGGCTACGACAAGGGTGGCTACCGCGATTCGCGTTACCGGCAGAGCCGGTACTCGGAGGAGTTCGCCGACGAGGACGAGGACGACTCCGAGGAGCCGCCGGCGCCCCGGTCCCGGCTCGGTGACCGCGGCCGGCTCTCCGAGCGTGCCGCCGCCCGGACGGCCGACGCCGAGCGGGGCGACACCGAGCGCCCGGAGCGGGTCGAGCGGTCGAGTGTCCGCTCCATCACCCGGCCGTCCGCCGGTGACACCTCGGGCGCGCTGAGCTACCACACCCGCGACAACCTGGCCCTGGCGCCGCAGGCGCAGCCCAGGGAGCGTGCGGTGCTCGCCGAGGAGGAGCAGCGCTACCAGATCACCACGCTGCACCCCACCACCTACCGCGAGGCACGCACCATCGGTGAGCACTTCCGCGACGGCGTGCCGGTGATCATCAACCTCACCGAGATGGACGAGGCGGACGCGCGCCGACTTGTCGACTTCGCCGCCGGCCTCGCGTTCGGGCTGCGGGGTACGATCGAGCGCGTGACCAATCGGGTGTTCCTGCTCTCACCGGCCAACGTCCAGGTCACCGCGGAGGACAAGGCCAAGATCGCCGAGGGCGGCTTCTTCAGCCTGAGCTAG
- a CDS encoding YggT family protein, producing the protein MLSIVLQVLYLVLYFFLLFLLARFVLSAVLQYGRRWQPGRGAAVGLEIVWSVTDPPLNALRRVIPPLRIGTVSIDLASLVLLVILFVLMEFVLRRSIIGTV; encoded by the coding sequence GTGTTGTCGATCGTGCTGCAAGTGCTGTATCTGGTGCTCTACTTCTTCCTGCTCTTCCTGTTGGCCCGTTTCGTCCTGAGCGCCGTTCTCCAGTACGGCCGCCGCTGGCAGCCGGGGCGCGGGGCGGCGGTCGGGCTGGAAATCGTGTGGAGCGTCACTGATCCCCCTCTCAACGCGTTGAGGCGTGTGATCCCTCCGTTGCGAATTGGTACCGTGAGCATCGACCTGGCCTCACTTGTGCTCCTGGTTATCCTGTTCGTGCTGATGGAGTTCGTGTTGAGGCGGTCGATCATCGGCACCGTCTGA
- a CDS encoding DivIVA domain-containing protein, whose amino-acid sequence MPLTPADVHNVAFKKPPIGKRGYDEEEVDAFLDEVERELARLIEENNELRAQVERGGRGGAPAGPGGDVRLAAELNDVKAQLDRVQRDKAAAEQAARAMQAELEQVRSAGGPAVGADGEQQALRVLMMAQRTADDHVSDARREADQLLTEARSKAEEVTREARAKADALERDARQRHQEAMGGLDAKRTALQKHIEELKQFEREYRTRLKAYLESQLRDLDGRGQGLDVEMTRGGEGTRAVGGNGLATAGLAGSYSATRSGALETGR is encoded by the coding sequence ATGCCGCTGACCCCGGCCGACGTCCACAACGTCGCCTTCAAAAAGCCGCCGATCGGCAAGCGGGGGTACGACGAGGAGGAGGTCGACGCTTTCCTGGACGAGGTCGAGCGTGAGCTTGCCCGTCTCATCGAGGAGAACAACGAGCTGCGTGCCCAGGTGGAGCGTGGCGGCCGTGGTGGCGCCCCCGCCGGCCCCGGCGGCGACGTCCGTCTCGCGGCGGAGCTCAACGACGTCAAGGCCCAGCTCGACCGGGTGCAGCGCGACAAGGCGGCGGCCGAGCAGGCGGCCCGTGCGATGCAGGCCGAGCTGGAGCAGGTCCGTTCCGCCGGTGGCCCGGCGGTTGGCGCCGACGGCGAGCAGCAGGCGCTGCGGGTGCTGATGATGGCCCAGCGGACGGCCGACGACCACGTGTCGGACGCTCGTCGCGAGGCCGACCAGTTGCTCACCGAGGCCCGTTCCAAGGCCGAGGAGGTCACCCGCGAGGCCCGCGCCAAGGCCGACGCCCTGGAGCGCGACGCCCGCCAGCGGCACCAGGAGGCCATGGGCGGCCTGGACGCCAAGCGCACCGCCCTGCAGAAGCACATCGAGGAGCTCAAGCAGTTCGAGCGCGAATACCGCACCCGGCTCAAGGCCTACCTGGAGAGCCAGCTGCGTGACCTCGACGGCCGCGGCCAGGGCCTGGATGTCGAGATGACCCGTGGTGGTGAGGGCACCCGGGCCGTCGGCGGCAACGGGCTGGCCACCGCCGGTCTCGCCGGCTCCTACAGCGCCACTCGCTCCGGAGCCCTCGAAACCGGTCGCTGA
- a CDS encoding DUF167 domain-containing protein encodes MNDTLTVAVRVKPGSARARVGGCFDGPHGPALVIAVNAPAVDGRATEAARRALAGALGVRPAVVSLRAGAASRDKLFLVEGPASELTEALRRLRDGAAG; translated from the coding sequence ATGAACGACACGCTGACCGTCGCGGTCCGGGTGAAGCCCGGCTCGGCGCGGGCCCGCGTCGGCGGCTGCTTCGACGGGCCACACGGGCCCGCCCTCGTGATCGCGGTGAACGCCCCGGCCGTGGACGGGCGGGCCACCGAGGCGGCCCGGCGGGCGCTGGCCGGCGCGCTGGGCGTACGGCCGGCCGTGGTCTCGCTGCGGGCCGGCGCGGCCAGCCGCGACAAGCTCTTCCTGGTCGAGGGCCCCGCCTCGGAGTTGACCGAGGCGCTGCGCCGGCTGCGCGACGGGGCCGCCGGGTGA
- a CDS encoding potassium/proton antiporter encodes MTPGLDLALLLGAGVLLVAVGAVRFSTRLGVPSLLVYLALGVAIGEAGLGIRFDDAELTRTLGFCALIVIIAEGGLTARWSTLRPVLGLAALLSTVGVVVSILVVGLLVHLLLGLDWRLALLYGAVLASTDAAAVFATLRRLRLPPRLVATLEAESGMNDAPVVLLVVLLSREGITHPWWYEISLVSYELGVGAAVGFAAGVGGRWALRRAALPSAGLYPIAAVGLTVFAYAAGAVLHASGFLAVYVAGVVLGNARLPHRQAILGFADGLAWLAQIGLFVLLGLLVSPGRLGAAVLPAVVAGLALVLLARPLSVAASALPFRFDLREQAFLSWAGLRGAVPIVLATIPLSERVPGADRLFDSVFVLVVIFTLLQTGTLGPVARRLRVTAPAEATEIRVETAPLERMGADLLQLEVPPDSRLAGVHVDELRLPSGASVTLVLRDGTGVVPGPDFRLKTGDSLLIVATAGVRDETERRLRAVSRRGRLARWFGEYGQGPAG; translated from the coding sequence GTGACGCCGGGGCTGGATCTCGCGCTCCTGCTCGGTGCGGGTGTCCTGCTGGTCGCGGTCGGCGCGGTCCGTTTCTCCACCCGGCTCGGTGTGCCGAGCCTCCTGGTCTACCTGGCCCTCGGGGTGGCGATCGGGGAGGCGGGGCTGGGCATCCGCTTCGACGACGCCGAGCTGACCCGGACCCTGGGCTTCTGCGCGCTCATCGTGATCATCGCTGAGGGCGGGCTGACTGCCCGGTGGAGCACCCTGCGCCCGGTACTCGGGCTGGCCGCGCTGCTCTCCACCGTCGGCGTGGTGGTCAGCATCCTGGTCGTCGGTCTCCTCGTACACCTGTTGCTGGGGTTGGACTGGCGGCTGGCCCTGCTCTATGGCGCGGTGCTCGCCTCCACCGACGCGGCGGCGGTCTTCGCCACGCTGCGCCGGCTGCGGCTGCCGCCCCGACTGGTGGCCACCCTGGAGGCGGAGTCGGGGATGAACGACGCCCCGGTCGTGCTGCTGGTGGTGCTGCTGTCCCGGGAGGGGATCACCCATCCGTGGTGGTACGAGATCTCCCTGGTGAGCTACGAGCTGGGCGTCGGCGCGGCGGTCGGCTTCGCGGCCGGCGTCGGCGGCCGGTGGGCACTACGCCGGGCCGCGTTGCCGTCGGCGGGGCTCTACCCGATCGCGGCGGTCGGGCTGACCGTGTTCGCCTACGCCGCCGGTGCGGTGCTGCACGCCTCGGGCTTCCTCGCCGTCTACGTGGCGGGGGTGGTCCTCGGCAACGCCCGGCTGCCGCACCGGCAGGCGATCCTCGGCTTCGCCGACGGCCTGGCCTGGCTGGCCCAGATCGGGCTCTTCGTGCTGCTCGGGTTGCTCGTCTCGCCGGGTCGGCTGGGTGCGGCGGTGTTGCCGGCCGTGGTCGCCGGGCTGGCGCTGGTGCTGCTGGCCCGGCCGCTGTCGGTGGCGGCGTCCGCGCTGCCGTTCCGGTTCGACCTGCGCGAGCAGGCGTTCCTGTCCTGGGCGGGGCTGCGCGGGGCGGTGCCGATCGTGCTCGCCACCATCCCGCTGTCGGAGCGGGTGCCCGGCGCCGACCGGCTCTTCGACTCGGTCTTCGTGCTGGTGGTGATCTTCACGCTGTTGCAGACCGGGACCCTCGGTCCGGTGGCCCGCCGGCTACGGGTGACCGCGCCGGCCGAGGCGACCGAGATCCGGGTGGAGACGGCGCCGTTGGAGCGGATGGGCGCGGACCTGCTCCAGTTGGAGGTGCCGCCCGATTCCCGGCTGGCCGGGGTGCACGTCGACGAGTTGCGGCTGCCGTCGGGCGCCTCGGTGACGTTGGTGCTGCGCGACGGGACGGGTGTGGTGCCCGGCCCGGACTTCCGGCTCAAGACCGGCGACAGCCTGTTGATCGTGGCCACCGCCGGGGTGCGTGACGAGACGGAGCGGCGGCTGCGGGCCGTCAGTCGCCGGGGCCGGCTGGCCCGCTGGTTTGGCGAGTACGGCCAGGGTCCCGCCGGGTGA
- a CDS encoding TraR/DksA family transcriptional regulator, which translates to MAKPADTRTAGRKPVAKATRSAAETEKIRAALAARRDELRAEYDQTLSEITELQRDRLTDSAGDDQADTGTKTFEREQEISLANSILERITQVERALERLDEGGYGWCERCGNPIPVERLAAFPSATLCVTCKQLEERR; encoded by the coding sequence ATGGCGAAGCCAGCCGACACCAGGACCGCCGGCCGGAAGCCGGTGGCGAAGGCCACCCGCAGCGCGGCGGAGACCGAGAAGATCCGGGCGGCCCTGGCGGCGCGGCGTGACGAGTTGCGCGCCGAGTACGATCAGACGCTGAGCGAGATCACCGAGCTGCAGCGCGACCGGCTGACCGACTCGGCCGGGGACGACCAGGCCGACACCGGGACCAAGACGTTCGAGCGTGAGCAGGAGATCTCACTCGCCAACAGCATCCTGGAACGGATCACGCAGGTCGAGCGGGCGTTGGAACGACTCGACGAGGGTGGCTACGGCTGGTGCGAGCGGTGCGGCAACCCCATCCCGGTGGAGCGGCTCGCCGCCTTCCCGTCGGCCACGCTCTGCGTGACGTGCAAGCAGCTGGAGGAGCGGCGCTGA
- the lspA gene encoding signal peptidase II, which yields MSEAPPAGPGSAEPGAGSVEPRAGTSHRRAVAILFGIALTALVADLVTKHLALSALEDREPVRLLGGAVYLSLIRNSGAAWGLGSDYTWMFTPIILGVVGWILWMTLRLRSLPWAISLGLVLGGALGNFADRIFRAPGWFVGHVVDMISVFAPYGRVFPVFNLADSALVCGVLLALLLELTGRQRDGSRIGKDETTDEAARVDAGQRGRA from the coding sequence ATGTCCGAAGCACCGCCCGCCGGGCCCGGCAGCGCTGAGCCGGGTGCCGGCAGCGTCGAGCCGAGGGCCGGCACGTCCCACCGCCGGGCCGTCGCCATCCTGTTCGGCATTGCGCTGACCGCGCTCGTGGCCGACCTGGTCACCAAGCACCTCGCCCTGAGCGCCCTGGAGGACCGGGAGCCGGTCAGGCTGCTCGGCGGCGCGGTCTACCTCAGCCTGATCCGCAACAGCGGCGCGGCGTGGGGCCTCGGTTCCGACTACACCTGGATGTTCACGCCGATCATCCTCGGGGTGGTCGGCTGGATCCTCTGGATGACGCTGCGCCTGCGCTCGCTGCCCTGGGCGATCTCGCTGGGCCTGGTGCTGGGTGGTGCGCTGGGCAACTTCGCCGACCGGATCTTTCGCGCCCCGGGCTGGTTCGTCGGGCACGTGGTGGACATGATCAGTGTCTTCGCCCCGTACGGCCGGGTGTTCCCGGTGTTCAACCTGGCCGACAGCGCCCTGGTCTGTGGCGTGTTGCTCGCCCTCCTGCTGGAACTGACCGGCCGGCAGCGCGACGGCAGCCGGATCGGCAAGGACGAGACCACCGACGAGGCGGCGCGAGTCGACGCCGGGCAGCGGGGGCGGGCATGA